One segment of Eschrichtius robustus isolate mEscRob2 chromosome 3, mEscRob2.pri, whole genome shotgun sequence DNA contains the following:
- the IFI44L gene encoding interferon-induced protein 44-like encodes MAVRTILTWNEEKSLQKLLGNVSLILLYKSTVHGNRISNMHDRCIRQGSTVTMIYCPKNSFGIFMLGHYPEISESFRKPNTSIYFSFQKNKTMEMTAAFLNSTSKISNDQLEFQFSISPVQYLSLDLHKRTIFIPKLLAEKLGLNPDLGSRFLECEVFRVEGIKDAAGYINRITRATQHRNSLLADLRAYRPYADLVSEIRILLLGPVGSGKSSFFNSVKSIFHGHLTHQAIVGSDVTSITEQYRIYSVKDGKDGKSLPFMLCDSMGLDEKEGVGLCVADIPHILKGCVPDRYQFSPHKPITPKHPTFITSPSLKDRIHCVAYVFDINSIDNLSSKMVAKFKQVQKEVLNCGVAHVALFTKVNNCYEVLQDNFLKMNKSMISQSQIQNVNKMLGIPLSNILVVENYASEREMDPLKDILILSALKQMFRAADDFLEDLPLE; translated from the exons ATGGCAGTGAGAACCATACTGACATGGAATGAGGAAAAGAGTCTTCAAAAGCTGCTTGGAAATGTTTCTTTGATACTTCTTTATAAGTCTACTGTCCATGGAAACAGAATTAGCAATATGCATGATAGGTGCATTCGTCAGGGATCCACTGTAACAATGATTTATTGCCCCAAGAATAGTTTTGGTATCTTTATGCTTGGGCATTATCCTGAAATCTCTGAAAGTTTTAGAAAGCCAAATACTTCcatctatttttcatttcaaaagaataaaacaatggaAATGACAGCTGCATTTTTAAATTCAACATCGAAAATTAGCAATGACCAACTGGAATTTCAGTTCTCTATTTCTCCCGTTCAGTACTTATCTCTAGATTTACACAAGAGAACCATTTTTATACCTAAACTTTTAGCGGAAAAATTAGGACTAAATCCCGACTTAGGCTCCCGATTTTTGGAATGTGAAGTTTTTCGAGTGGAAG GAATTAAGGATGCTGCAGGCTACATAAACAGAATAACAAGAGCCACACA GCACAGAAATAGTCTCTTAGCAGACCTCAGAGCCTACAGGCCCTATGCAGACTTGGTTTCAGAAATCCGTATTCTCTTGTTGGGTCCAGTGGGGTCCGGAAAGTCCAGTTTTTTCAATTCAGTGAAGTCCATTTTCCACGGCCATTTGACTCACCAAGCCATAGTGGGGTCTGATGTCACCAGCATTACTGAACAG TATAGGATATATTCTGTTAAAGATGGAAAAGATGGTAAATCTCTGCCATTTATGTTGTGTGACTCCATGGGGCTGGATGAGAAAGAGGGAGTAGGCTTATGTGTGGCTGACATACCCCACATCTTAAAAGGCTGcgtgccagacagatatcag TTTAGTCCCCATAAACCAATTACACCCAAGCATCCTACTTTCATCACCTCTCCATCACTGAAAGACAGGATTCACTGCGTGGCTTATGTCTTTGATATCAACTCTATTGACAATCTCTCCTCTAAAATGGTGGCAAAGTTCAAACAAGTTCAGAAAGAAGTATTAAACTGCG GTGTAGCACATGTAGCATTGTTTACTAAAGTGAATAATTGCTATGAAGTTCTTCAAGACAACTTCTTAAAGATGAATAAATCTATGATTTCTCAAAGCCAG ATACAGAATGTCAACAAGATGCTAGGCATTCCTCTTTCTAATATCTTGGTGGTTGAAAATTATGCTTCAGAGCGGGAGATGGATCCTTTAAAGGACATTTTGATCCTCTCTGCACTGAAGCAGATGTTCCGGGCTGCAGATGACTTCTTAGAGGATTTGCCTCTTGAGTAA